The Poecilia reticulata strain Guanapo linkage group LG1, Guppy_female_1.0+MT, whole genome shotgun sequence DNA window ctagttgagaccaaaacaccagattgaagatttttatcatccaggttgtggtagaaagagaaaaacaataaatcatacaaatagaaatgattgagtttgttttaatttaattgatttattacttaCAGGCCTACGTCGTCGTTCATCCTATTAATTTATCTTGCTACCTTTCTTTTATATGTCGAGGTTTGTAcacattattaaattaaaaaaatgaaaacaataataaaaaagtttagaaTAATCTGGGACatcaaaaatgtctaaaaccCAAATAATTCAGCTCATCTAATGCTTTTTATTGGGTGTAAAATATCTTGTTCTCCATCGAGCTGGAATTGTAAACTGTTAGGAGAGTATAACTCACCTCGTCGCTAGCTGGAGGGGAGAGGATGCCGAACAGGCTGGACACACGGCGCCCGATCCCGGACAGAACCCCCTGACCCTGCTGCAGGGCTCGGTACTGCAGCTTCCCTGAAGAATCCGCGCTCGCTCTCACCAGCTGATTCTTCACAGACGATAAAACGAAGCTTCCACCCTtacagagaaaagaagaaaaatataaaacagcagcaggaggataGAAACCATCACAAGGgttaaaaacaagatttctgtcaagctaaaaacaaaaaatgtcaaactctttctgatttttactaaCTCTGAGTGCAACAACGAAGTTGCAGAGATCTCCCAGGTTCATGTCCGACTCTGTGTAGGTCCCCTCGTGTGCCAGACTCGGCCAGAAGTGAGCCGTTCCTTCTGCAGCCACGGCGAGGACGGAGACGGACTGAACGGTGGCCGTCCTGAGAGGAGCGGCCGACGTCAGAGCTACCAGGTCGGCCGTGTAGGTGAACTCACTGCTGggcagctgcagctctttgcaaacagacagctgcagcaaaacacacGTTTCATTCGCattcaaactaaaataagtCTTAATTTATTGTACATCAGAAACTACTTATAAATCATTCATTTTCAACAGATCAtattttatgcagatttttagGGCTGGATGAAatggcttcaaaataaaagctcagatTCTTTCATCCACGttctgatttttatctttttttgctAGCTTTTGCTTCTGaatacaaaattacaaaaaaaacattttcaatgcaagatccaattttatttaaaaaaaaacttcctagctacttttctaaaaaaaagaaaatatttttaaaggacTTTATTTCAACCACTACAGTGGAGTAGTAGAGCCAGGCTAGAAGATTATAatcaaaaaatgtgcagaataaagatgcaactttacaagtaaaaaaactgtctcaaaattacaaaaaaaaaaaaaaaaaaaagaaaaaaaaaatcttgtcttACTGAGAGAAAAGATTTATCGCATTAGCAGCTCAGTTTGTGtagatcttttttttacagttgtttGCACTAGTTTGAAAGTTCTGCCactaataataatttgatgctaatgtgttaaaatattaagtatttctataaagtataacttcacaagatgctcaacattcatcaatttaattttttgttatttttcatgcaGGAGTTATCATTAAATTACTGCTTTATTCTTCTAATATTCTCATAAACAAAAGAATATATATCTTAAGATATCAGGTCTTAAGATATACATTCTTAAGATATATTATTGCACTGAattcaaagttcaaataaatacaaactgtaacacagggaaaaaaaatctaaattttccaaaaattaaatcttccaagaaccaaaaatacaaattatcaataaaattgatttatcgCCCCGCTCTACTGATCTGGTTTATCGTACCTTAGCTACAGCGGTCTGGCAGATCTTCCAGATTATTAGTCTCTCTCCACAAACCATCCAGGCCCAGCCACTCTCGTTCACCTTTACTGAGATCGAGTCATCAGCTAGAAGGACCAGAAACAACTTAGAAAACAATAGTGGTGCAGATCAAgcatggagaaaaataaaactttaatatttccCCTGTTTATTAACACCCCAAACTGAAAATGCGTATTTATTTCAGCATGTAAATGCAACaatgttttttagatttatttggtGAATTaatacaaaacttaaaaacatttctgagagcAAAATTAAGAATAGTTCAAAGTAGAAATCGCCAAGTGACATTCTAAAGTAATTAGCAATTAATCTTAAATATctctaataaacatttagaaatgttaatgCAGAAATATCTGACATATTCTGGcattattgtgacatttaacaaatacagataattttattaattctatccgacataaaaaaaagaaaagtttggtctgatttcatTACAGacggtgagaaaaaaaacagggtgTATTTAAACTTCTGGCTTTAACTATAGGTAGAGCATTCCTGTTTCTTTCCCTCCAATCAGAGATGACGCTTTTCTCACCTTCAGCCATGGTGAGAGCCTCCATCACTTTGACAGGCAGCGATGAACCAAACGTCTGAACGTCGTAGTAAACCGTCTCAGTGACGGTGTGGTTCTGCACTCGAGTGGGCGTCGACCTGACGAGGAGAGATCACACACATCAGGACTGGATTTTTAGCATAATCAgcaaaataataacataaagtgttagtttctgataaaattttaattttaacgaTTGGCAGAGGACAGAAGGAAAAGTGTTGACTGAGCTGGACCGccatttttaactaaaatgcAGCGCCAAAGTTTGAGATCTCTTGCATATTCCTTTGCTcttgttgtggaaaaaatgtatttccaagCACTGTTAGAtgaaatcactcaatcaggtttatttgtatacTGTGCACAATACAGAGAGCTTGTAAGACAGTCAATAATGAAGAAGTTCCGAATGAAAAGCTCTACAGGCAGAGTCTACACATTGGTTTTATACCAAGGATAAGGGATCCAAAACATGGGAAACAACTTTGTGTGTGTAGCCCAAACAGGTTCTTTTGGTGAGAGTTCACAAGTATTTAATTTAACACGATCAGCAGATGTTAACACATTTCAACGTAGCTGCACAAAGTTAACCAATTTCATAAACAAGATCCACCAGATcattttttagagatttattATTAGTAGACCTGTAGCAATAAGCAATAACTCAATTTATAATatgataaatcaaaactaactcaataatttccatttgaatgatttgttgtttttcactttactctctttctaccaaaaactgggtgacaaaagtcttcagtctggtgttttggtctcaactggcTCATTTTTTAAGGACAATTTAAATTGccttccagttccagagttaaatgttcatttgaatttaaCGTTTATTGACCTTTgggaatgtgttcttgcattattacatcattactattatattacttgaaaatggtcaaaaaacaacaatattatcatgtATCGCAATAAcgtctggaacaatttatcatctagaaatttttttttatcgtgAACGGCCTACTTGTTAGTCCTCTGCATTAATATTCTAGAATGTCTGCAAAAGCCAATGATTTTATACGGTAAACTTTATTATGCATAAATGCCAAAATTCCAGCAAAAAATAGGCTTTTATAGTGTTTTAAAAGCAGGCAACTCTATATGATTGCATGTGCTTTTTGTTTACTAGAGTTCCGTTGGCAACAAGGAcatacaaatgtgttttttttactttaaagtggaaatataaaactacaaCAAAGCCTGTGTTCAGAGTGCGTCCACTCACCTCGCCGTCATAGGCGTCCTGCGCGGGGAAAACATAAGCCCACCACCCGACCCAGAGACGCTCTTTCTCCCGGTagctctgctctgctgcctgCGGCCGGAGCCCGGGGCGGTGCGGGGGCTAAACATGCCTGCGCCTGGACTCCGAACTGTTCAATAGTCTATAAATAGCTCCGATTATCAATACACAAAACAGCAAACCGAATAAATCCACATCAAACGGTGGAAATGTTCAATTTAACTGCTACTCAACACAGCACTCTCCAAACAACGCGCGGTTCAGTCGCGATGTTTGAACGTCATCACTCAGCAACGACGTGACCAGAACAGAACTCAAATCATCATCAGAGAGCCCTCTAGTGGCCGTGGAGAGAGTTGATTTCTCGCAACAGAGAATGTAGTCATCTCaacaaattagaatatcattaaaaataatccgTGTATGGTTAAATTCCTGCTATTTGCGTCATTACACGTTTCAAATATAATCGAAAAATTAACtgagtaattaaattaaaaagtacagCTGGAAGTCAGACACAGTGtgtcaagtgtttatttctatttaaaagtttgtttaaaaactaatttataataATTCATTCAATAAGAATTTGCAGCAACTGAAAAGTGCTGAAAAGTAGAATATATGTCCCGTTTATAAACATTTTGGATATAATGCGCTGTTTTACAGTCCAGACTAtaggtggcagtaatgcgcCATTACACCAGTTCGTTAACAGTCAGCCAGTTTAAAAGAAGATAATCCATGATGGCGCGGCAATGAAAGATAGAAATATTCGTTCAGTTAGAGTCTGGATTAAACTAGACCGCCTTACTTATATGATCTGACGGCTGAGGATAACACGACAAAATGCAGTGAGTAAATGTTTTGCAGCCTGCAATGACTCAGAATGAAACATATTCCCATGAAAAGCCTTTACCGTTAGCTCCGCTGCTAACGGAGCTAAATTAGCCGGTTAGCTCCATCAAACGATCTGACAGCGTTGCGTCGCAGAAGCATCACgactttttgatttttcaaagtaaaataaaaggcaaaataacGGTTTTGCACATCACAAACTGGGTTTTAAGTATTTTGCCATCAGTGTGGAATATTTTAGTCCCGGTTTGAGTAGTTTAAGTATTCTAGTTTCTAAATTGGAGGAGTTTTTtaggaaaactaaaaatgtgacttaaatttaaaagtgaaagcAGTTTTTTCGTTTAAGACATGCTTTATCAGACAAAACACACTTTCATCTTGTCAAATTCTtccaataaaaatgcaaaaacacaaaagttttaTAATAAGGCTTTCATAAATAGGACTTTCCTACCAAAGTGAAGTAAGTCTAAAAGATAATCTAAAGCTAAACATTCAGGAACAAATTACATCAGTGTGCAAAGAGTTACAAAGTCATTTCTCAGAGACTCTATCCACAAATGGGGAAAACACTGAATAGTCTGAAGCCAAAAAATCCCACAACATGCCCACACTTGcttcagttaaggtcagaggtcatgccTCCACCATAAGAAAGGTGAAACATATCACCGTCTCAGATGTCTTGTGTACAGTAAACGTTCCTCATCCTGCCAGTCTCcttcactgatttattttttcaaagatttttatgctacatgtttgtttttattacaaattccTTCAGTAATAAATGTAAATCTCCTGTTTCCAACTATGCAGAGCCCAGCAGACATTTACGCTTTCCAACCATGAAACACAGCTTTATATGATCTCTTTGggccatttttaaatgtttttatttcatgagaTACAGTGCTTTTTCAAACTTGTTTTCAATCTTATTgattattcaaatttttttgttttttgaagatttaatttttggaaaatgtggattctataaaattagttttactttACGAAATATAAAGGCTaggctaagattttttttttcacaaaaatagtCATAAAGTTAAAAGAATACAGacataataaaattttaataatgtcACATGACAAAGctgaaataatgagaataaagtcttaatattagaagaataaagttgtaattttaggAGAACTCCATcataacagataaaaataattgtcaacgctttttttctataaaacaattgttttttctcataattttaagatgttattctggtaaaattgtgtCTCTACTGGTAATGTTATGATTATATTGTTGTAATTGAACAAAAATTCTCCTAGCTCGGCCATAATTCTTCATCGTACGACTCAGAGaaggaatgattgaaataaaatccactttttgaaaatatttcctgtcatttgtagtttctttttctttaggaaaaaaaaaggtttaaaatgggATCTGGCttgaaaaatagtttatttttaatccatacCGCCCTTCAATACTCAGTCATTCCAGCTGGTTTTAGGTCGCACTCCTCATAAATTAGTAGCAAAGAAGGATGGATTCCCTGCTCAGATTTGGAGGCCTGAGCGTTGATGTTTTTCGTTCCTGTCAGGTCATGAAACGGGTCCGGGCCGAGCAGATCCAGTACGCTGTGGCTCAGTACCTGAAGAGGAGACAGTATGTGGATACTGACAGCTCCCTGAAAGGAGCCAAACTCTTCCAGTCCACAGAAGAGCTGGCTGCTGGTCTGACTGGTGAGCTCATTCTTTCTTTGGCcgttatttaaaatacaatcaTCATGATGTAACTAAAGTGatttcctccttctcttcttctcctcctcgcTGTGAGCAGTGCAGACGGAGTCGGGCTACGCCAACATCGTCTCTGCTGCTCCCTGCCAGCCCGACCCGCAGCAGTATGAGGTCCAGTTCTCCAGGCTCCGCTGCTTTCTCTCAGGTATCACACCTACACTTTGACTGCATGTAACATCCTCTACATCAGTACTTCTCAAATAGTCTCTATTCTTGCTTGGCTGCAAAACCAGCCTTTAgacactagatggcagcaatgTTCATATGCCTGTTCAACCCAGTAGAAGAAGCAGCTCTGGCGTAAACAGAGCTGGTGAAGGAGGATATTGGCACATATCTACCTCCATAGAATTTAGATTTAGACTTTTGTGACAGTGAAAAGAGGTTAGTAAAACAACCACACCCCACCtgctgacttaaaaaaaaatctaacaaatttGGTGTCAAACAAACAACCCCgtataaaataattgtttacttaaatattcgttagttgcagctctaAATGGGAATTTTTAAGGCCTTTTTTGATCCTGAATGTTGAGATTATTTCCCATTTTTCCactaacagaaacagaaatctcATATGCCCAGGAGGTCAGCAGCCTCCTCTACCCGCTCTTCGTTTATCTCCACCTTGACATGGTGCACTGCGGCCTGAAGGGGGCAGTAGACAGCTTCTACGTCCGTTTTCACGACGCCTTTCTTCACGACGGGGAGCAGCGGTCGGTGGTGGAGCAGCTCCGCCACGTCGTCACGGCGCAGGACGTCGCCGCCTATCCCAAGCTGAGGTCTTTCCTGGAGCATAAGTATGTGGTTCACCTGACGGAGCCGGCTCACAGCTACCTGCTGCGCTACCTCCAGAGCGACGACAACAGCGCCATCTGCAGGGCGCTCAGCACACACCTGCAAGTGGAGGTCACCGCTTCCAGGCGAACCGAGTACCAGCTGTACGGAGCCGCCGCAGGCTCCATGGCGGCCGCCAACGCCGGCTCCTGGGCGGGCGGAGGCGAGGGCGGCGCCGAGGCGGTGGAGGTTCCCGCCGGGATCCCGCAGAACGAGGTGGCGCTTCTGGCGCTGCAGGACTGCATCAAGAAAGTCCGCGAAGGCCCGCCGTCGCTCACCACCATCTGCTTCTACGCCTTCCACCACACGGAGCAGATGCTGAACGCGGCAGAGGTTTCGCCGGACAGCCGGCTGCTGGCGGCCGGGTTCGACAGCTCCGCCGTGAAGCTGTGGAGCCTCCGGGCCAGGAAGCTGAAGGCCAAACCGCACCAGGCCGACGTGTCGTACATCCACCTGGCGTGCGACGTGCAAGAGGAGGAGGTGAGCCGACAAAACTAGTCGTCTTTACTTTAAGAGTTCAGATCAACATTACGATAGTcaactaaaactgaaatgacagaacattttcattaactgaaataaactcaaaacCCTTTTTCCAGGAAATTAATCCCAAGTAAGACAAAAATTAAGACACAAATTTTTCACATTCAGacttttctgaaattttctagaaaatctttctcacatattttgatttttggaGTTCAGAAATGTcctgatttttttcatgaacatttctaagatcaaactcaaaatttcagagttttttcttgcaaattttaaacttttgaaactaaacaaatttctcagttttttttgttttttgttttgctttagaaaatttatcagattaatctctatttttgagtttttttctggcaaatttttaactttgaaattCAAAAGTTTGAGATTATCCTCaaaatttggatgtttttttctcaaaaattgtcgacatttcaaactcagaaatttccaagatttttcttaaaaatttctgagattaatctaaaaatgtctgtctttttttggcAGACATTTACTCCTtttcacatatatatatatatatatatatatatatatatatacatgtaaaCATGTTCGTAATGGCTCTAATACGTCGTTGTATTTGCGTGTATTTCCAGACGTGTACTGATATTTTTTGTCGTCCTCCAGGTGGACGAGGAGGACGGCTGCGGCAGCGAGGTGAAGATGCTGCGCGGCCACAGCGGTCCCGTCTATCGCACCGCCTTCCTGACCGACAGCTCCGGCCTGCTGTCCTGCTCCGAGGACTCGACCATCCGCTACTGGGACCTGGGCAGCTTCACCAACACAGTGCTGTACCAGGGCCACAGCTACCCAGTGTGGGACCTGGACGTCAGCCCCTGCAGCCTCTACTTCGCCAGTGGCTCCCATGACCGCACCGCCCGCCTCTGGACCTTCTCGCGCTCCTACCCGCTACGGCTCTATGTCGGCCACCTGTCCGACGTCGACTGCGTCAAATTCCACCCCAATTCCAACTACGTGGCCACCGGCTCCGCGGACAAAACGGTGCGGCTGTGGAGCACCCAGCAGGGCCAGTCGGTGCGGCTCTTCACGGGCCACCGCGGCGCCGTGCTGGCGCTCGCCTTCTCGCCGAACGGGAAGTACCTGGCGTCGGCCGGCGAGGACCAGCGGGTGAAGCTGTGGGACCTGGCGGCGGGGACGCTGTTCAAAGAGCTGCGCGGCCACGCGGACAGCATCACCAGCCTGTCCTTCAGCCCGGACAGCAGCCTGGTGGCGTCCTCCTCCATAGACAACTCCGTCCGCGTCTGGGACATCCGCAGCGCGCACGGCGGGGCGCCGGCCGCCGACGGCTCGTCCGGCGAGCTGGTGGGTCAGTACGTGGGAAACACCAGCAACGTCCTGAACGTCCAGTTCATGGCCTGCAACCTGCTGCTGGTCACAGGAACGGCGCTGGAGAAAACCGAGCCGTAGCAACAAACGACTCCGCTCCGATTTCACTTCCACAGTTTCATTCATGTTGATGTGGAACATCGTGGAAGCATAGTTACCGAAATGTTGGCGTCTTCTGCAGACGCCATGGTTTTTACCATGGAGCAGGAGGGccataagtaaaataaaatgaccagATTAAAGCAGgaataatgagaataaaaacagtcatattttaagaataaagttgtaataatatgaaaaaagtcatgttacaaaaataaactacgAGAAAAAAGTTCTACAATAAGAATCCTGTGAAAAAGTTATAATGAATCTTAACACAATATAAACAGTCATATTTTGAgaacaaagttgtaaaaatgtgaaaataaaaactcatttcaaGAATAATCCCAACTTACTTCAAGTctaaaaactaatatttatagaaaagagtcgactttattctcagtactatgactttattgtggtaatatttcaactttattcttgtaatactaCAACGtcctgtgttttaaattttatttaatctcgttttatttaaacttctcATAATTTAATTCTGCTTTCTAAGCGTGGCCCTAATACTCCGTCATAGTTTTTCATGGTATCGTAAGAAAGCACCAAAACAAtcggcaacaaaaaaaaaaggattttctgtttctgaaaccTGATTGTTGATATATTCTTTATACTGTAGATGAAGTGTAAATACTTGGCCGTTCCTGAGCATTTTTCACTCTGTTCCATAGGAATCTGGATGCATAGCACCagtaaaaggggaaaaatgttggggggggggtttctaTGGACAATAACGTTATTGATAACTTGCTTATTGCTGCAGTTGGAATAAACTTGTAAGTTTCAGCAGCTCTGTTCACCGTACATGTTCTGTTCCCACTACATCCATACAGGCTTAGTTGTGTAGTAACTgcttacttttacttcagtaaattttattatgaagtatttctactttgcttgagtaaaatttctggattttctaccaactgaatgaaaaatgaacatgttttaaccaaaaagtcaccagacacaaacacacatgcagtttttgttaaagcttcatgaatttaacatttaaaaaactgatttttaaacatttattttgcctgattttattttttgttacttatgaATTATTGTCCTTAAagtaccaacatttccactttatattttagtccgtctgatgatgtaattcttaaatattaattttactcACTATTTATTACTCTTGAGTAGTTTCTTGAACAGCTGCTCTTTactaaaacatgttgaaatagTGCTACTGTTACTTGAATACAATGTTtgggatgttttatttctataagTGTCTCTTGAAGctcagcagatagaaaataacaataaagaaacaaagattgTCTAGaaacaagaggtctcactttGTTATAAACTTGCTCTTCATTCAATGAAGTTACTCACAATGAGTAGAGTATCCAagaattttactcaagagtagcgATACCTAATAagaatattactcaagtaaaagtaaaaaattactcaagaaaatgtaaatagttaCTTTGGACAGAATATGGGTgtcgcagttggtagagctgttgctttgcagcaagaaggggtctgggtttgattcccggccccggtctttctgcatggagtttgcatgttctccctgtgcatgtgtgggttttctccaggtactcaagtttcctccc harbors:
- the taf5l gene encoding TAF5-like RNA polymerase II p300/CBP-associated factor-associated factor 65 kDa subunit 5L, whose amino-acid sequence is MKRVRAEQIQYAVAQYLKRRQYVDTDSSLKGAKLFQSTEELAAGLTVQTESGYANIVSAAPCQPDPQQYEVQFSRLRCFLSETEISYAQEVSSLLYPLFVYLHLDMVHCGLKGAVDSFYVRFHDAFLHDGEQRSVVEQLRHVVTAQDVAAYPKLRSFLEHKYVVHLTEPAHSYLLRYLQSDDNSAICRALSTHLQVEVTASRRTEYQLYGAAAGSMAAANAGSWAGGGEGGAEAVEVPAGIPQNEVALLALQDCIKKVREGPPSLTTICFYAFHHTEQMLNAAEVSPDSRLLAAGFDSSAVKLWSLRARKLKAKPHQADVSYIHLACDVQEEEVDEEDGCGSEVKMLRGHSGPVYRTAFLTDSSGLLSCSEDSTIRYWDLGSFTNTVLYQGHSYPVWDLDVSPCSLYFASGSHDRTARLWTFSRSYPLRLYVGHLSDVDCVKFHPNSNYVATGSADKTVRLWSTQQGQSVRLFTGHRGAVLALAFSPNGKYLASAGEDQRVKLWDLAAGTLFKELRGHADSITSLSFSPDSSLVASSSIDNSVRVWDIRSAHGGAPAADGSSGELVGQYVGNTSNVLNVQFMACNLLLVTGTALEKTEP